From the genome of bacterium:
GAAACTAAAAATTTCAGGAAAGGGACGATGCAACATTACCAACGATGCTGTATTAGAGGATTTTATTTCGCATTTTGGCAAAAACGGAAGGTTCTTGAAGTTTGCTTTCGCAAATTTTTTTAATACAGACCTTATTAAATACTTTGAAAAGCTTGGCATTCAGTTTAAGCTTGAACGAGGAGGGCGTTACTTTCCGGAAAATGATGATGCAGGGGATATTGCAAACGCTTTGCTCAACAAAGTAAAATCACTGAATATTCCCATTTCTACTAATTCAGAAGTAATTAGTATTACGAAATTACCTGATAATAGTTTTGTTATTGCAGTTAATAAGAGAAATCCTGCAGGCAATAAAAACGCTCAACGCATTCAAATAAAAACAGATAAAGTTGTGCTTGCAACCGGAGGAAAATCATATCCCAGAACTGGTTCGACTGGAGCAGGATTTAAGCTAGCATCTCAGCTTGGACATACAATTACACCTGTTTCTCCATCTCTTGTACCTGTTGAAACTAGAGGCGGCATTGCAAAAAAGCTTCAGGGATTAAGCTTAAAAAACGCAAAAGCGCAAGTATGGTGCGGAAACAAAAAGGTTGATGAACGGTTTGGTGAAATGTTGTTTACTGATTTTGGTCTTTCCGGTCCAATAATTCTCTCCTTAAGCAAAACCATTGTAAAGCTTGTTGATGATAAGCAAAAGGTATTTATCTCCATAGATTTAAAACCTGCACTCAATCACAAAACGATTGACCAGAGAATAATAAGAGAAATAACTGAGCACAGCAAACAAGGTTTTAAGCATTTACTAAAAAAACTGCTGCCGGAGAAACTAGTTCCGGTATTTATCGAGAAATTAAAGATTCCAGAGGAAAAGCAACTGAGCCAGATTAATTCTAAAGAACGTAAAGAACTTAGGATGCTGCTGAAAGAGTTTCAATTTGAAGTGACAGGTTACAGGTCATTTAATCACGCCATTGTAACATCCGGCGGAATCTGCATAAAAGAGATCAATTCCCAAACAATGGAATCGAAACTTGTTAAAGGCCTATATTTTGCGGGTGAAATTATTGACATTGATGCTGACACAGGAGGATTTAATCTGCAAGCTGCTTTTTCAACAGGATGGATTGCAGGCAGAGCTAACAGGGTTCATGCTCTTGGGTGAGCTTTTTTATACGTTCTTTTCAGTTTTTCAGGTGTAAGATGAGTGTATATTTGTGTTGTTGATAAACTTACATGGCCAAGCAGTTCCTGCACGGATCTGAGATCAGCACCAGCATCCAAAAGATGTGTTGCAAAGCTGTGCCTGAAAGTATGCGGAGTGATTCCTAACGTTTTTGGAATTCCTACAATGTGCTTATGTACAATTCTCTCAACACTTCTTGAAGTAAGCCTGCCTCCCCATTTATCAAGAAATAATGCTTGTCTGTCCTCAGTTATGCCGATATTTTTATTATTGAATAATGTGCTTCTAACAGCAGAATATCTGTTTATTACATCCAGAGCTGTATCCCCAATAGGAACAATGCGTTGTTTGTTTCCTTTGCCCTTAACCTTTATAGTTCCGCCGCCAAAATCTATGTCATAGATATTAAGATGCGTAAGTTCTCCAACTCTTATGCCTGTTGAATAAAGTGTTTCGAATATAGCTCTATCTCTTATTCCTAATACATCATTTTCGTCAGGTTTTTCTATTAATTTAATCATATTCTCTACAGTAAGAAATTCCGGCAATTTTTTATCGGTTTTCGGGCTAGAAACAACCAGTGTTGGATTTGTTTTTTGATATCCTTCTCTTACGAGAAACTTAAAAAAAGACCTGATTGTAGCAAGTTTTCTTCCTGTTGATTTATTTGAGTAGGCTTTGTTTTGTAAATGCGCCAGAAATTTCCTTATAGTTCTGTGTGTAATGTTTCCCAATTCTTCTTTATTTGATTTTAAGAATTCTAAGAATTGCTTAATATCAGATGAGTAAGCTTTAATAGTGTATTCTGACACATTGCGCTCAATTTCCAGGTATGTAATAAATTCTTGGACATTTGAATTTAGAATTTGTTTCGGATTTCGGATTTCGGATTTCGGATTTCTCATTTTAATGGGGATATGTCCTGACTTTTACTTTATCGGAATTTTTGATATAAAACACATCTGCTACTAATGCCTTAAATTTCTTATATCCTATCCATTTTATCCTCATAGAAAACGCATCAGTCTGCAGATTTTCAGAAGCTAGTCTCCACCACCTCTCCATTTCTGCAATAGCTTTTGAAGAATTGGCTTTAACCAGATCTCTGAATATTGAATCAACAAAAATCTCTATAAAACCAATCTTCTTATCAACCCGTATTTCTAGGATATATTCACTACTATCATATAATATACGTGCAGCTTTCTTATCAACCTGTGTAGCCCCGTGCCATCTTGGCATGCGTGAGACAACTATACTTGGATCCTTGTTTGTTCTCTCGTGCAAGCCAATAGATATCTGTTTCTTCTGTTTACAAAAAGCTGGGTGTGTTTCAAATAAGATTAGCAGAAGCAGCATTATGGTATTTAGAATTTTCATAATTTGTCCTCATGATATTCATCTTCAGTATTCACAGCCCAAATGTTGTGTTTGGATTTAATATTATTGATAATGTTTTCAACAGCAGCCATTGCTGTAAGCATAGAATGGTCTTGATTATTATACCTATGCATACCATTTCTGCCTATTAAAAACAGGTTTTCAAATTTATCAGTAAAGTTTTTGATCACGTAAAATTGGTCATATGTGCCAAAATAAGCTGGATAGGTTTTTGACATTCGAATAACAACTTTATCAAGCACATCTTCTTTTTCTATAATATCAATTTTAGCCAATTCATCAATTGCGAATTTGGCGAAATTCTCATCAGTCTTGTTCCACAGCTCATCTCCTTCATTACAAAAATACTCTAATCCTATCCATACAGTATTTTCATCCTTAACCATGTAAGGACTCCAGTTATTAAATATCTGAATTCTACCAAGTTTAACATCTCTTTCCTGAATATAAATCCAGTTATCAGGAACAATATTATTAATAGTTTTTATTCTAGTTTTATTCTTTATTTTTAGTTTCCTTAGGAGTAAGCCAACTGTTATAAAATCGCGATACATCAATCCCTGAGCTACTTGCTGAATCTCTCGTGGCACATCATTCTGAAGAGATTGTATTAAGTCTCTAACAGGCATTGTTGAGAAAAAATAATCTGCTGTTTTAGTTATCAGCTCATTAGTAGTTTTCTCTTTTAGGGCAGCTTCCACTATTTCATTATCATGGTGATTAAGACCAATTACTTTATGCTTTAGATATATCTCTCCGCCTTTTTCCTTAATAATTCTAGCAACTTGTTCCCACATTTGACCTGGGCCAAATTTAGGATACAAAAATTGTCCAATTAGACTGGTCTCTGTATTTTTCTGTTTTTTCACAGCATGGAGCAGCGCTTTACTAATAGAGAGACCTTTTATTCTTTGCCTGCCCCATTCAGGTCTAATTCTATTACAAGGAATTCCCCAGACCTTTTCTGTATAATCTTTAAAGAATGTAAGATACAGCTCTTTGCCAAATCTGTTGATAAAAAAGTCTTCGAGAGATCCTTCGTTTTTTATTGGAGAAAATCGTGTTTTGATATAGCTCAGACCTATCTTAATAATTCGCATAAATCCAAGATTTGAAAAGGTATTGAGATTCAAAGAAACAGGATAATCAAATAATTTTCGCAGGAAAAAAATTCTTGAAAGCCGGGTACGAATTAACATTTGCGAAGGAAGGATCTTCTGCCACCACTGCATAACTCTGTCAGATTTAGAGAAGAATCTGTGACCTCCTATGTCTATTCTATTGCCTTTATAATTTATTGTCTTGGAAATACCGCCAATATCTTCTGTCATCTCATAAATAATAGGTTTGATATCTGTTTTATTTAGCAGTTCGTAAGCTGCAGTTAGACCTGCGGGACCTGCTCCAATTATAATAGCTGTTTTTTGATCCGACATGATGTTTCCCTTGTATCATAACTCATGAGATATAGATAATACTTCTCGTTAGGCACAATACTTTTTTTGAATTCTTTAATTTTGACAATAGGATTTAAAGCAGAGGATATATCAAGTTCGTAATTCATAATAAGCAACATGTCTTCTTTTCTCTGTAGTGTCAGTTCCTGAGCTTTTTTAAGAATTTCATAGGCGCTGTGGTTTCCTCTTTTGTTATTCCAGATAATGAAAGAGCCGAATTTATTACTCTGAGTGTAATAAATCTTGCGATTAAGGTAACCAGCCACAACAGATGCTGGAAAATCCATATCTCCAAGCATTAACATATTATCCATTTGTTTATCTTTGATGAATTTTGCTGTTTCTTTGCCTGCGGAAAATGGATAAAACCAATCCACTCCGCTTGCAGCAATGCCAAGAACGAGATGGATTGATAGAATCCCAACAACAAACCTGTTTTTGTATTTTTTGCAAAACCTAGCCAGATTGTTAAAAACCCGCGATTTTACTTCTGTATCAGTGTAATAATCGGAGATCCATAAACATGCAATAAACAAGATAAACAGGTGTCCATGATGTCTTAACTCACCAAAGTGTATAATGTAGGAAAAAATTAGAAGCCCAATAGTTGCAGAAATATATAAAAAAGTCACAACAGACTTTCGTACAAAAAGCAGAAGAGAGAAACATAACAGAATGATGGATAGGATTGCACTAGGGATCCGGGAAGGGAGTATTGTAGAAACAATAAATTTAGTGTTCATGAACTCTGGAATTGGAATATAACTTTTCCATGGGATTGTAATTACA
Proteins encoded in this window:
- a CDS encoding NAD(P)/FAD-dependent oxidoreductase, with translation MFKNQYDIIIIGAGPAGLIAAIESCKPSTKILILEKMHTPALKLKISGKGRCNITNDAVLEDFISHFGKNGRFLKFAFANFFNTDLIKYFEKLGIQFKLERGGRYFPENDDAGDIANALLNKVKSLNIPISTNSEVISITKLPDNSFVIAVNKRNPAGNKNAQRIQIKTDKVVLATGGKSYPRTGSTGAGFKLASQLGHTITPVSPSLVPVETRGGIAKKLQGLSLKNAKAQVWCGNKKVDERFGEMLFTDFGLSGPIILSLSKTIVKLVDDKQKVFISIDLKPALNHKTIDQRIIREITEHSKQGFKHLLKKLLPEKLVPVFIEKLKIPEEKQLSQINSKERKELRMLLKEFQFEVTGYRSFNHAIVTSGGICIKEINSQTMESKLVKGLYFAGEIIDIDADTGGFNLQAAFSTGWIAGRANRVHALG
- the xerC gene encoding tyrosine recombinase XerC produces the protein MRNPKSEIRNPKQILNSNVQEFITYLEIERNVSEYTIKAYSSDIKQFLEFLKSNKEELGNITHRTIRKFLAHLQNKAYSNKSTGRKLATIRSFFKFLVREGYQKTNPTLVVSSPKTDKKLPEFLTVENMIKLIEKPDENDVLGIRDRAIFETLYSTGIRVGELTHLNIYDIDFGGGTIKVKGKGNKQRIVPIGDTALDVINRYSAVRSTLFNNKNIGITEDRQALFLDKWGGRLTSRSVERIVHKHIVGIPKTLGITPHTFRHSFATHLLDAGADLRSVQELLGHVSLSTTQIYTHLTPEKLKRTYKKAHPRA
- a CDS encoding NAD(P)/FAD-dependent oxidoreductase, with translation MSDQKTAIIIGAGPAGLTAAYELLNKTDIKPIIYEMTEDIGGISKTINYKGNRIDIGGHRFFSKSDRVMQWWQKILPSQMLIRTRLSRIFFLRKLFDYPVSLNLNTFSNLGFMRIIKIGLSYIKTRFSPIKNEGSLEDFFINRFGKELYLTFFKDYTEKVWGIPCNRIRPEWGRQRIKGLSISKALLHAVKKQKNTETSLIGQFLYPKFGPGQMWEQVARIIKEKGGEIYLKHKVIGLNHHDNEIVEAALKEKTTNELITKTADYFFSTMPVRDLIQSLQNDVPREIQQVAQGLMYRDFITVGLLLRKLKIKNKTRIKTINNIVPDNWIYIQERDVKLGRIQIFNNWSPYMVKDENTVWIGLEYFCNEGDELWNKTDENFAKFAIDELAKIDIIEKEDVLDKVVIRMSKTYPAYFGTYDQFYVIKNFTDKFENLFLIGRNGMHRYNNQDHSMLTAMAAVENIINNIKSKHNIWAVNTEDEYHEDKL